ATCCTTGTCCCACCACACActgtgggtgtccctgtcccccatccccagTCAGTGTCATTGTCCCCTGTGCCTTATCATGGCCGTCCCCATtcccccaggctgtcccctgtAGTGTCACCTCCCAGCCATTCGCAGTTGTATTTGCTGTAGGTCCCGGTGGACTGGAGCTGGATCTGTGTCTTGTCCCCTTCCTGGGTGTATTGGGTGACCTTGAAGGTCTCAAAGGGTGGGATCAGCACGATTGCAGGTTCCGGAAATTCACTGAAAAACTGGATTTCCACACCATGGCATGTGCGCAGCTCGAGCCTTGCCTCACTGGGGCACTCGCCAATTTCTTCGCTCTGGAACACCATCATGAATTGACTGAACCGGACGGTGGCACCACGCTGTGTCTCGAACCGGGTGTTACATACGTTCAGGACCGCGTCCCGACACTGCCCCTTCTGAGCGTCCCTGAGAGTGGACAGGGCGTCAGTCAGCAGGAAATGCAGTGTTTTGAATTGGAAGTTGTCCCGGTATAACTGGCGGGAACGCCCGACCACGCTCACAGCATCATTGAATGTTCTGGGGTTAGTCATTGTGAAGGCCATGATGGCGGTGGCCTggtctggggacagaggggacacaggggggccCCGACTCTGCCACGCAGTTGCAGCCTTCACCCAAACCTCAGCAAACTCCTCGTTCTGCTGGAACTCAGACCCACTGAGGGTCAGCAATGCCGCCTTCATGGCAGGGCCGCAACCTTGGTACTGGTCATCAAAGGAGTACGGGGCCATGTCCAGGGGGATCACATTGACAGCTGTGGTGGCCATGGCcattgccagcagtgccagggtctGAGCCAGGGGGGCCATGAAGAGGACAGGCCACAGGGACCAAGTGTGGGACACTGGGGGaaacagaggggacacagggagggttCATCAGtgagggacaggggaggtgAGTGGGGTCATCCCAGGGGGAAGGGAGGCactcctggccagcagaccctgGACGTGTCTGGGGTCTCCGATCCCATATCCTGGGGTTACTTATGcctccccaatgtcccccagacccccagggaccccaatCCCACAGTACCATGGCCTCCCAGAAGCCCAATCCTACTCCCATGACCACAAGTCCCTCAGCCCCCACAGGAGCCCAACTCAAATCCTGGGGTCACTCCCTGAGTCCCCTATTGTCCCCCTTGGCCCGTCTCCAGGACCCAATCCCACTCCCATTCCCCAGTTTCTTCAGTGTCACCCCAGAACCtcagcacaaatccaggcatcaccccctgccctcctcccaTGTCTCCCAGTCCCCCCATGACCCCAATCCCACTCCCACCATCTCCTGTGTCCCTCCTCACTTTCCCCCAGAGCAACCCATGACCCCAGTCCCAGTCCTGTGACTCTCCCAGTGTCCTCACAGGACagcaatcccaatcccaatgcCAATCCCAATCCCCCAACGTCGATTCCAATCCCAATTCCATGGTCACATGTCTTGCCCGCCCCCCAGGGGTCCCTTGGGGTCCCCCTAGCCCCCGATACCAGAATCAGCCAGAGTGAAATCCCTGATGGAACTGGAGGTAACAGAAAGCCAGAATTCTTGATCAGCTCGGACTCACAGTAGATCTCACCCGGTCCTGCAGCTCAGGGGGGACTTTGCCATACGGAATTTATCCAGAAAACTTATAAATATTCATTAAAAGGGTTTTCCTATCTAAAACAAAAGTAGCACATTTCCCGTAAATAATTTACATGGCTACGCCTCTCTCTGGAAATCCTCTTATTGTCCTGAAGAATTCCTAAACATTCATCAGGAAGCCATTTTCAAAGGGTGCTCCAATATCCTGCATGACGCCGCCTCAAACTTTCCATTTCACAAGGTGCTGCTCCTTCTGTGTTACAGAACTTGTCAAAAACCCACTAGAGTTCACTTTATCTCTTTCTCACCTGCTTGAAGCCACTTTTATTCTGCTCTGTGAATAGTTTTACATCTGTTTATAACTTGTTCCTGACAAAATTTAAACTCCACCCAGCAGATTCAGTATGTGAGGAAGACCCACACTATGAAAAGCCAAGTCTCCACAAATCAGTCTTGAAACTTGATTGCAATAAAGGGACAGAGTTTCCACAGCCATACCCCTGTTGGGTTTCTCTTTCCAGGTTTCGGAGGGCACAGCCTCCTTTTATCCAAACTCCTGGCCACATGTTgccctctccctttccccattGGCAGAGATTCCAAGAAGGTTCAGCCGTCCCAAACCACCTACACCACATCCCCCCAGAAGCTGTCATTTTCCCACAAGTTCAGAAGTTCAGGCTCTCTGGGTATGGAGTAGAAAATGTGGGGACCCATGACCAGCTGAAAGTTCTGGAGTTCCACCTTTCTGGTCAAACCACCAGGGTTCTGTGACAAACTTCATGTCTACTTGTGTAGACATACCGAAAGCCATTTTGAAGACAACTGACAACAATTTCTCCTAAAGACAGGCAACACTCTGAGTCGTTTTTCAAAGGCATCACCACCCATCTTTCCTATAAAATCGTTTCCTGTGATGGTGGTGATGCCCTGGCacatgttgcccagagaagctctggCTGGTCCacccctggctgtgtccaaggccATGCTGGGCAgggtctggagcagcctggcccaggggaagatgtccctgcccatggcagggctggcaccagaCAGGCCTTAATGTTGCTCCATTCCAAACCAATGCAGAGCCCCCGGGGCAAGGAtggagcggggcgggcgctCGGCAATGCCAGCAGCTCGTGCTGCCACCTGCTGTTGGCACCTGGAACTGCAGCTGGGGACGGTGCTTGCACAGTGCTGCTGATTTCCTGCACTTGCTGCTGCCCTTCTGTGTGCAATTCCCAAACCACAACTGCCAGAATCCCCAGATCGCAGAATGGGTCAGGCTGGAAGGACCCAGAGTGGGCACCTGGCCcaacctcccagctcaggcagcatCATCCCTGAGTACAGGATTGAGTCCAGAGCAGCCCAGAACAGGACATGgcactgggcagagctgcacacagcactcctgatgtgcctccctgggcagggcagaggggcacaAACACTCCCTgacctcccagccctgcacttctGATGCCCCCTGGATCCCTCCTGTTCCCAGGACACACAGCCACCTACACTGGTCACTCACCAGCATCCCCATGTCCAtctccagagctgccccagcaggtCCCCACGagccaggatgggcactgggcacaacccctccccagggacaggaCCTGCACTTGCCCTCTTGAACGTCCCAATTTCCAGCTTTTAACATCCCCCAAAATACAGGATATGGCAGGATACTCTGTCTGGAATGGGACCAAGGGACAATGCCCTATTTGTGGCCATTGGGGGTGCATTGAGAGGGGTCTGCTGCTAATTTTGGTGCTGAATTGGGCTAAAACCAGCCCAAATTACCAACCAAAATTCACAACTGATAGTGAAGCGCCATAGCTGGGCCTGGACATCCATGAGCTGACCCTGGGAATGTCCAGTCCCCTTTCACACAGAGATACCCCTTCCCTATTCCTGCTTGGAATGAAATCTGCATGACGCTCCTCCTTTAGGATGTGGATGCTCCCCAGGGTTCTTCCTCAAGGCTGCAAAAAAGAAACATTGCCACAAGTGTTGGTGTGGAGAGTGACATCGAGGCCTGCTTAGGAAATGTCACTTTTTGCTGGCTTTGTCAGACTTATTTAATGGAATAGTTTTGATTGAATTTTTTAATACAATTGCATTGCAAAATAGCATTGCTAGCCACGATGGCTGTGGTAGCCTTGTGGCTGAGGGATTCTACGTGATCATGGTGGCCACAGTGACCTTGGTGATTATAGTGACCATGATGGCTAGAGTGGCTGTGGTGGCCTCATTTCTCTGCGGGTCCTGCTGGTCTTGGTGGTCAGGGTGCCCACACTGGCCACAGTGACCTTGGAGGCCATGGTGGTCTCGTGGCTCAgaggatcccagtggccactgccagggctgtggtggcCAGGATGAATCCTCTGAGGTTGAAGGTGGCCGTGGAGACACTCCCACCTGGGGGACAAATAGAGGGACATCAGGGGGACCGTGTGGGGAGTGAGGGGGTTGGTAACATGCATATTGGAGGGTTAGGGGTGACAGGAGAGATGGAGGCCATGAGTTGACAGGTGACAGCGTGTTGTGGGGGATACAGGAGGGCACAGGGCCTGGGGATTTCAGGAGGGTCATGGTGGGCTTAGAGGCGACAGAGGTCAGGGTGAGTCAGGGGGTGCCATGGCAGGTGACAGAGGGTGACAGGGGTTCAGGAGGGGACATGAGGGAGCCCAGCCCACCCACATCCACCACACGGAGCCCATGTCCACAGCACTACCTTTGgtggggagggacaggatcgGAATAGGGACATTCCTGTCTCTGTCCTTGCTGtcgcctggcagggctgtccctgttGTCAAACTCTCAGTCAGTGTCCCcaccccctgtgccctgtcctgAGTGTCCCCTGTACACAGTTGGTGTCCCCAGAACTGGGTGTT
This genomic window from Zonotrichia albicollis isolate bZonAlb1 chromosome 1, bZonAlb1.hap1, whole genome shotgun sequence contains:
- the LOC113460645 gene encoding erythroblast NAD(P)(+)--arginine ADP-ribosyltransferase-like, with the protein product MAPLAQTLALLAMAMATTAVNVIPLDMAPYSFDDQYQGCGPAMKAALLTLSGSEFQQNEEFAEVWVKAATAWQSRGPPVSPLSPDQATAIMAFTMTNPRTFNDAVSVVGRSRQLYRDNFQFKTLHFLLTDALSTLRDAQKGQCRDAVLNVCNTRFETQRGATVRFSQFMMVFQSEEIGECPSEARLELRTCHGVEIQFFSEFPEPAIVLIPPFETFKVTQYTQEGDKTQIQLQSTGTYSKYNCEWLGGGSIPRATFHLGGLLLTTAALAVATGII